In Stieleria varia, one genomic interval encodes:
- a CDS encoding DUF502 domain-containing protein — translation MDPTLTPPPKPKRRAAGFRSAVLRGLGVVLPPLLTIVVLIWAWNTIESYVLGPIESTLRSGLVLYCETTGGTQSEVPKDAVATAEGTRRLDGFTYEGVRYVPDPTRRRFLPEYVVKVVDDNAAYFGPDSPKPASANAYWHRYVETEWMPRKIVLPVFLIVFLTVLYFLGRLFTFGLGRWFFRAFDAAVLRIPIVNKVYGGVKQVTDFAFSEREIEFNRVVAIEYPSAGIWSLGFVTGNSIRQIAEATGEPMLSVLMPTSPMPMTGFTVTVKRSEAIDVDMTIDEAIQFIVSCGVVVPLDQRGVQDVKQRDGEEQRLSKIDSAKITSR, via the coding sequence ATGGATCCCACCCTGACGCCTCCACCGAAACCCAAAAGACGCGCTGCGGGTTTCCGCAGCGCGGTTCTTCGTGGATTAGGCGTGGTCCTGCCACCACTGTTGACCATTGTTGTTCTGATCTGGGCATGGAACACGATCGAGAGCTACGTGCTCGGTCCGATCGAATCCACACTCCGTAGTGGATTGGTGCTGTACTGCGAAACCACAGGCGGCACTCAGTCGGAAGTCCCCAAGGATGCGGTCGCGACCGCTGAAGGCACCCGCAGGCTGGATGGATTTACCTACGAAGGCGTTCGCTACGTACCAGATCCCACCCGTCGCCGGTTTTTGCCCGAGTATGTCGTCAAGGTCGTCGACGACAACGCGGCTTATTTTGGGCCGGATTCTCCCAAACCGGCCAGCGCAAACGCCTACTGGCATCGATACGTCGAAACCGAATGGATGCCTCGCAAGATCGTCCTGCCCGTTTTCTTGATCGTGTTCTTGACTGTCCTGTACTTCCTTGGCCGTTTGTTCACGTTTGGACTGGGACGATGGTTCTTTCGCGCTTTTGATGCAGCGGTCTTGCGAATTCCAATCGTCAACAAGGTCTACGGCGGCGTCAAACAAGTGACGGATTTCGCATTCAGCGAACGCGAGATCGAATTCAACCGTGTCGTTGCGATCGAGTATCCCAGTGCGGGCATCTGGTCGCTCGGTTTCGTTACGGGCAACAGCATCCGACAAATCGCCGAAGCGACCGGTGAGCCGATGCTGAGCGTCTTGATGCCGACCAGCCCGATGCCGATGACAGGATTCACCGTCACGGTCAAGCGTAGCGAGGCGATCGATGTCGACATGACGATCGACGAAGCCATTCAGTTTATCGTCAGTTGCGGCGTTGTCGTTCCTCTGGATCAACGAGGCGTACAAGACGTCAAGCAAAGGGACGGCGAGGAGCAAAGATTGAGCAAGATCGATTCCGCTAAAATCACCAGTCGGTGA
- a CDS encoding ComF family protein, translating into MWHFLARSRDLARESSRLLLDLVFPPTCRLCGESVDSTSDFCLSCHQSLTITESLMRSACSRCGRPQGSRLLGADSELPSPFQTDDHQDCSQCRKETYEFDRVIPLWIYEGMVCDAVVAAKFGHQLALGHALGTRLARRVWEFTREDPPDEVVGMPSHWIRRMQRRGNGNQTIAAAVSGLLSSQCAEDSGGDVPLIYPLRTTRKIQKQAWLNDSERRKNVQGAFALSRGYGLRRRFLPGHDGPLDGRHVLLVDDVLTTGATANEVTRVLIQAGARRVTLAVLARAVWG; encoded by the coding sequence ATGTGGCATTTTCTTGCTCGTTCCCGTGATCTTGCCCGCGAAAGTAGCCGTTTGCTGCTGGATTTGGTGTTTCCTCCAACCTGCCGATTATGCGGTGAATCCGTCGATTCGACGTCAGATTTTTGCCTCTCCTGCCACCAATCACTGACCATCACGGAGTCCTTGATGCGTTCGGCATGCTCCCGGTGCGGGCGACCACAGGGCAGTCGACTACTGGGGGCTGATTCGGAATTGCCATCGCCGTTTCAAACGGACGATCACCAGGATTGTTCCCAGTGCCGCAAGGAAACCTACGAATTTGACCGAGTGATTCCGCTGTGGATTTATGAGGGAATGGTTTGCGATGCGGTGGTGGCGGCCAAATTCGGCCATCAATTGGCGTTGGGGCACGCCCTGGGGACCCGACTGGCCCGACGGGTGTGGGAGTTCACTCGCGAGGACCCTCCAGACGAGGTGGTCGGGATGCCGTCGCACTGGATCAGAAGGATGCAGCGACGTGGAAACGGCAACCAAACCATCGCTGCAGCGGTTTCCGGACTGCTATCGTCCCAATGTGCCGAAGATTCCGGTGGCGATGTGCCCTTGATTTACCCTCTGCGTACAACCCGTAAAATCCAAAAACAGGCTTGGCTCAACGACTCAGAGCGCCGAAAAAATGTTCAAGGTGCATTTGCGCTATCCAGGGGCTATGGTTTGCGCAGGCGCTTTTTGCCGGGCCACGATGGACCATTGGATGGCCGACACGTATTGTTGGTGGACGATGTCCTGACGACCGGGGCGACGGCGAACGAAGTCACGCGGGTGCTGATTCAGGCGGGAGCACGACGGGTGACCTTGGCGGTCCTGGCCAGAGCTGTCTGGGGTTGA